A DNA window from Bradyrhizobium sp. CCBAU 53421 contains the following coding sequences:
- a CDS encoding ATP-binding protein: protein MTSFGRVISVRGSQARVGLLAGGQMQLSEMRATVGRFVSIRCASSIIVAMITEVTCENLPPSDEYMATASVDLLGEILGGDRPKFQRGVTHYPTIGDSTDLITNQELRTVYAPSGSDQINVGTLQQDRSVIAYVDVEEMLSKHFAVLGSTGVGKSTGVSLLLNEILKSRPNLRIFLLDVHNEYGRCFGERAQVLNPRNLKLPFWLFNFEEIVDVLFGGRPGVPEELDILAEVIPMAKGIYTQYQNSDRVGLGLKRVDPKQVGYTVDTPVPYRLVDLISLIDERMGKLENRSSRIIYHKLISRIDAVRNDPRYAFMFDNANVGGDTMAEVISHLFRLPANGKPMTIMQLAGFPAEVVDSVVSVLCRMAFDFGLWSDGVSPMLFVCEEAHRYASADRNIGFGPTRKAVSRIAKEGRKYGVYLGLITQRPAELDATIISQCNTLFTMRLANDRDQALLRSAVSDAAANLLSFVPSLGTREVLAFGEGVALPTRLRFKEVPPHQLPRGEATIATVPSVTAGHDMHFVSAVLERWRGATSHRDSPSGDASFNAPPPARTMAPAEAPMLQPSLGLDPDRFSLLKKPLR, encoded by the coding sequence GTGACATCCTTCGGACGTGTGATCTCTGTGCGCGGCTCGCAGGCCCGGGTTGGGCTGCTGGCTGGCGGCCAAATGCAGCTTTCAGAGATGCGCGCAACCGTCGGCCGGTTCGTCAGCATCCGCTGCGCGAGCTCGATCATCGTCGCCATGATCACCGAGGTGACGTGCGAGAACCTGCCGCCGTCCGACGAATACATGGCGACCGCCTCGGTCGACCTGCTCGGCGAAATCCTCGGCGGCGACCGCCCGAAATTCCAGCGCGGCGTCACCCACTATCCGACCATCGGCGACAGCACCGACCTGATCACGAACCAGGAGCTGCGCACGGTCTATGCGCCGAGCGGCTCGGACCAGATCAATGTCGGCACGCTGCAGCAGGATCGCTCTGTCATCGCCTATGTCGACGTCGAGGAAATGCTGTCCAAGCACTTCGCGGTGCTCGGCTCGACCGGCGTCGGCAAATCCACCGGCGTGTCGCTGCTGCTCAACGAGATCCTGAAGTCGCGGCCGAACCTGCGCATCTTCCTGCTCGACGTGCACAACGAATACGGCCGCTGCTTCGGCGAGCGCGCGCAGGTGCTCAACCCGCGAAACCTGAAGCTGCCGTTCTGGCTGTTCAACTTCGAAGAGATCGTCGACGTGCTGTTCGGCGGCCGGCCCGGCGTGCCCGAAGAGCTCGACATCCTCGCCGAAGTGATCCCGATGGCGAAGGGCATCTACACCCAGTACCAGAACTCCGACCGGGTCGGTCTCGGGCTGAAGCGGGTCGACCCCAAGCAGGTCGGCTACACCGTCGATACCCCGGTGCCCTACCGCCTCGTCGACCTGATCTCGCTGATCGACGAGCGCATGGGCAAGCTCGAGAACCGCTCCTCGCGCATCATCTATCACAAGCTGATCTCGCGCATCGACGCGGTGCGCAACGATCCGCGCTACGCCTTCATGTTCGACAATGCCAATGTCGGCGGCGACACCATGGCCGAGGTGATCAGCCATCTGTTCCGCCTGCCCGCCAACGGCAAGCCGATGACCATCATGCAGCTCGCGGGCTTCCCCGCCGAAGTCGTCGATTCCGTGGTGTCGGTCTTGTGCCGCATGGCGTTCGATTTCGGGCTGTGGAGCGACGGCGTCTCGCCGATGCTGTTCGTCTGCGAGGAAGCGCACCGCTACGCCTCCGCCGACCGCAACATCGGGTTCGGGCCAACCCGCAAGGCGGTGTCGCGCATCGCCAAGGAAGGCCGCAAATACGGCGTCTATCTCGGCCTGATCACCCAGCGCCCGGCCGAGCTCGACGCCACCATCATCTCCCAGTGCAACACGCTGTTCACGATGCGCCTCGCCAACGACCGCGACCAGGCGTTGCTGCGCTCCGCGGTGTCGGACGCCGCCGCCAATTTGCTGTCGTTCGTGCCCTCGCTCGGCACCCGCGAGGTGCTGGCGTTCGGCGAAGGCGTGGCGCTGCCGACCCGGCTGCGCTTCAAGGAGGTGCCGCCGCACCAGCTGCCGCGCGGCGAGGCCACCATCGCAACGGTGCCGTCGGTCACCGCCGGCCACGACATGCATTTCGTCAGCGCCGTGCTGGAGCGCTGGCGCGGCGCCACCTCGCATCGCGATTCGCCGAGCGGCGACGCCAGCTTCAACGCGCCGCCACCGGCGCGCACCATGGCGCCCGCCGAGGCGCCGATGCTGCAGCCGTCACTGGGCCTCGATCCCGACCGCTTCTCGCTCCTGAAGAAGCCGCTGCGTTGA
- a CDS encoding peroxidase-related enzyme (This protein belongs to a clade of uncharacterized proteins related to peroxidases such as the alkylhydroperoxidase AhpD.) yields MTQPTAKRFPTPALDKLPEDVRARILAVQEKSGFVPNVFLTLAYRPDEFRAFFAYHDALMEKDSGLSKAEREMIVVATSAANQCQYCVIAHGAILRIRAKNPEIADQIAVNYRKADITPRQRAMLDFAMKVSRAAEEVSEADFTALAAHGFSDDDVWDIAAVAAFFALSNRLANVTGMRPNSEFYLLGRQPK; encoded by the coding sequence ATGACGCAGCCGACCGCAAAGCGCTTCCCGACGCCCGCTCTCGACAAGCTCCCCGAGGACGTCCGCGCCCGCATCCTGGCGGTGCAGGAGAAGTCCGGCTTCGTGCCGAACGTTTTCCTCACGCTGGCCTACCGCCCCGACGAGTTTCGCGCCTTCTTTGCCTATCACGACGCGCTGATGGAGAAGGACTCCGGCCTCTCAAAGGCCGAGCGCGAGATGATCGTGGTGGCAACCAGTGCCGCCAACCAGTGCCAGTATTGCGTGATCGCCCACGGTGCGATCCTGCGCATCCGCGCCAAGAACCCCGAGATCGCCGACCAGATCGCGGTCAACTACCGCAAGGCCGATATCACGCCGCGGCAGCGCGCGATGCTCGACTTCGCGATGAAGGTCAGCCGTGCGGCCGAGGAGGTCTCGGAGGCGGACTTTACCGCGCTCGCCGCCCATGGCTTCAGCGACGACGACGTCTGGGACATCGCCGCTGTCGCGGCCTTCTTCGCGCTCTCGAACCGGCTCGCGAACGTCACCGGGATGCGGCCGAACAGCGAGTTCTACCTGCTCGGCCGGCAGCCGAAATAG
- a CDS encoding MgtC/SapB family protein: MTDWSEIILRLGAATLAGSAIGLDRDLRGKPIGLKTLGLVSLSTATVVLLALHGVDPGKFTDAVSRVIQGVLTGIGFLGAGVIVRRGDRDQVHGLTSAACAFFAACVGIVCGAGHWPIVLTALALAFLLLTFGKRTERWLHHALGGREDPPKPEAAPGQSSDAGPHQPGK, encoded by the coding sequence TTGACAGACTGGAGCGAGATCATCCTGCGTCTCGGCGCGGCCACGCTTGCCGGCAGCGCGATCGGGCTCGACCGCGACCTGCGCGGCAAGCCGATCGGCCTGAAGACGCTGGGTCTCGTCAGCCTCTCGACGGCCACGGTTGTGCTGCTGGCCTTGCATGGGGTCGATCCCGGGAAATTCACCGATGCGGTCAGTCGCGTGATCCAGGGCGTGCTGACCGGCATCGGCTTTCTCGGCGCCGGCGTGATCGTCCGGCGGGGCGACCGCGATCAGGTGCACGGCCTGACCAGCGCGGCCTGCGCGTTCTTCGCCGCGTGCGTCGGGATCGTCTGCGGCGCCGGGCATTGGCCGATCGTCCTCACCGCGCTCGCGCTGGCATTCCTGCTGCTGACTTTCGGCAAGCGAACCGAGCGGTGGCTGCACCACGCGCTCGGCGGCAGGGAAGATCCACCCAAACCGGAGGCCGCGCCCGGTCAGTCGTCGGATGCCGGTCCGCACCAGCCGGGCAAGTAG
- a CDS encoding ParB-like protein: MAHTREPYVKPVPIMSLRPTQMTVGMQEVKEKRKRWREHASEKKRAELLGKHMIPVVHGPDDRYYVVDHHHMARALHEEGVKDILVTVIGDLTMVERDVFWGVMDNKRWVYPYNSKGERCHFRDIPKSIKDLKDDPFRSLAGEMRRAGGFAKDTTPFSEFLWADFLRRHIPRKTVENNFAKALEKGLALGRSKDAVYLPGWCGPASDD, from the coding sequence ATGGCCCATACGCGCGAGCCTTACGTCAAACCGGTCCCGATCATGTCGCTGCGGCCGACCCAGATGACGGTCGGCATGCAGGAGGTGAAGGAGAAGCGGAAGCGCTGGCGCGAGCACGCCTCGGAGAAGAAGCGCGCCGAGCTGCTGGGCAAGCACATGATCCCGGTCGTCCACGGTCCCGACGATCGCTACTACGTGGTCGATCATCATCACATGGCGCGGGCGCTGCACGAGGAGGGCGTCAAGGACATCCTGGTCACGGTGATCGGCGATCTCACCATGGTCGAGCGTGACGTGTTCTGGGGCGTGATGGACAACAAGCGCTGGGTCTATCCCTACAATTCCAAGGGCGAGCGCTGCCACTTCAGGGACATTCCGAAGTCGATCAAGGATCTCAAGGACGATCCGTTCCGCAGCCTTGCCGGCGAAATGCGCCGGGCCGGCGGCTTCGCCAAGGACACGACGCCATTCAGCGAATTCCTGTGGGCCGATTTCCTGCGCCGCCACATCCCGCGCAAGACGGTGGAGAACAATTTCGCCAAGGCGCTGGAGAAGGGCCTGGCGCTCGGCCGCAGCAAGGACGCGGTCTACTTGCCCGGCTGGTGCGGACCGGCATCCGACGACTGA
- a CDS encoding ion channel, producing the protein MALRASERAKARTVRLGNREVVTEGLELSFWADISHRCMTASWPAFIGGAALVFIAFNAVFALLYWLGDHPIANVPDGQYIDYLYFSIETLSTAGYGDMHPQTHYGHFIATIELFTGIFSMSLMTGLIFARFSRPSARLLFADNPVISDHEGQRTLMIRLANERHNIIANATARLWLFKSGVSKEGMPYRRFYELPLLRSESPALALSWTLFHVIDQDSPLYGLDAAGLEAVNAGLGLIVSGYDDVAAQNVHARKSYEHFDIRFGHRYAEILQATDDGRLRIDYSRFHETIEG; encoded by the coding sequence ATGGCTTTGAGAGCAAGCGAACGCGCGAAAGCGCGCACGGTCCGTCTCGGCAACCGCGAGGTCGTGACCGAGGGGTTGGAGCTCAGTTTCTGGGCAGACATCAGCCATCGCTGCATGACCGCATCCTGGCCCGCCTTTATTGGCGGTGCAGCATTGGTGTTCATCGCCTTCAACGCCGTCTTCGCGTTGTTGTATTGGCTCGGCGATCATCCGATCGCCAACGTGCCTGACGGCCAATACATCGACTACCTCTATTTCAGCATCGAGACGCTCTCGACCGCGGGCTATGGCGACATGCACCCGCAGACACACTACGGGCACTTCATCGCCACCATCGAGCTCTTTACCGGCATCTTCTCGATGTCGCTGATGACCGGACTGATCTTCGCCCGCTTCTCGCGGCCGAGCGCGCGCCTGTTGTTCGCCGACAATCCCGTGATCTCGGATCATGAGGGCCAGCGGACGCTGATGATCCGCCTTGCCAACGAGCGGCACAACATCATCGCCAATGCCACCGCGCGGCTGTGGCTGTTCAAGAGCGGCGTCAGCAAGGAAGGCATGCCCTATCGCCGGTTCTACGAACTGCCGCTGCTGCGCAGCGAGAGCCCGGCGCTCGCGCTGAGCTGGACCCTGTTTCATGTGATCGACCAGGACAGCCCGCTTTACGGTCTCGACGCCGCGGGCCTTGAGGCCGTCAACGCCGGTCTCGGCCTCATCGTGTCAGGCTATGACGACGTTGCAGCGCAAAACGTGCACGCGCGAAAATCCTACGAACATTTCGACATCCGCTTCGGCCATCGCTATGCCGAGATCCTGCAGGCGACCGACGACGGCCGTCTGCGGATCGACTACAGTCGGTTCCACGAGACCATCGAAGGATAA
- a CDS encoding acyl carrier protein has translation MSSTFEQIANIIAETCDIPRDTIKPESHAIDDLGIDSLDFLDIAFAIDKAFGIKMPLEKWTQEVNDGKATTEQYFVLQNLADRIDELVAAKNAGTGSAT, from the coding sequence ATGTCTTCCACATTCGAGCAGATCGCCAACATTATCGCGGAGACCTGCGACATCCCGCGCGATACGATCAAGCCGGAGAGCCACGCGATCGACGATCTGGGGATCGACAGCCTCGACTTCCTCGACATCGCCTTTGCCATCGACAAGGCTTTCGGGATCAAGATGCCGCTCGAGAAGTGGACCCAGGAGGTCAACGACGGCAAGGCCACGACGGAGCAGTACTTCGTGTTGCAGAATCTCGCCGACCGCATCGACGAGCTGGTTGCGGCCAAGAACGCGGGCACGGGCTCGGCCACGTAA
- a CDS encoding 3-hydroxyacyl-ACP dehydratase FabZ family protein, whose translation MQLETFQLIDRIVDLNLDARTIVVEADVPPDSHSVFAGHFPGYPIMPGVLLTEAMAQSSGWLILGLTKFERMPFLAMVKEAKMRGFVSPGSTLTIDAKIEHEGSGFTVTSAKVRVGKELKCNAELTFRHIPFPSPDLRVHMDAMATKIGFPQQAMSNG comes from the coding sequence ATGCAGCTTGAAACTTTTCAGCTGATCGATCGGATCGTCGACCTCAACCTCGACGCAAGGACCATTGTCGTCGAGGCGGATGTGCCGCCGGACAGCCATTCCGTGTTCGCGGGGCATTTCCCGGGCTACCCGATCATGCCCGGCGTGCTGCTCACCGAAGCGATGGCCCAGAGCTCGGGCTGGCTGATCCTCGGTCTGACCAAGTTCGAGCGCATGCCCTTCCTGGCGATGGTCAAGGAAGCCAAGATGCGTGGCTTCGTAAGCCCCGGCTCGACATTGACGATCGACGCCAAGATCGAACACGAAGGTTCAGGCTTCACCGTGACCTCGGCGAAAGTCCGCGTCGGCAAGGAGCTCAAGTGCAATGCCGAGCTGACCTTCCGTCACATCCCCTTCCCCAGCCCGGACTTGCGTGTGCACATGGATGCGATGGCCACCAAGATCGGGTTTCCGCAGCAGGCAATGAGTAATGGCTGA
- a CDS encoding beta-ketoacyl-ACP synthase, protein MAEKEVWITGVGLLSSLGEGLDAHWEALGERRVNADDKRLAPYVIHPIAPVSFDAQIPKKGDQRQMETWQRIGTYAAGLALDSAGVKGNQEILSRMDMIIAAGGGERDLNVDLAIMNADAQGKLPPALLNEKLMNELRPTLFLAQLSNLLAGNIAIVHGVCGTSRTFMGEEASSIDAARIAVARIGAGQSDIALVGAAHNGDRGDLLMLYSFGDFALKNQYASVWARRNNPGFAIGSAGAFLVMESREHAEARGAKPYARLTKVVADLAKRKEPGAVTKSLQAMWPQLGVSNDNAMLITGATGAEPATAEEREFLGQHPGLAVRATGTTFGHTMEAQFPLGLALAALSISRGALYPANDPTGLEVEKTEAPTQIVVLGVGHWQGEGMALVEAVK, encoded by the coding sequence ATGGCTGAGAAGGAAGTCTGGATCACCGGTGTCGGCCTGCTCTCTTCGCTCGGCGAAGGGCTGGATGCGCATTGGGAGGCGCTCGGCGAAAGGCGCGTCAATGCCGACGACAAGCGTCTCGCGCCGTATGTGATCCATCCGATTGCCCCCGTCAGCTTCGACGCCCAGATCCCCAAGAAGGGCGATCAGCGTCAGATGGAGACGTGGCAGCGCATCGGCACCTACGCCGCCGGGCTGGCGCTCGATTCCGCCGGCGTCAAAGGCAATCAGGAAATCCTGTCGCGAATGGACATGATCATCGCAGCCGGCGGCGGCGAGCGTGACCTCAATGTCGACCTCGCGATCATGAATGCCGATGCGCAGGGCAAGCTGCCGCCCGCCCTGCTCAACGAAAAGCTGATGAACGAGCTGCGCCCGACGCTGTTCCTGGCGCAGCTCTCCAACCTGCTCGCCGGCAACATCGCGATCGTTCACGGCGTGTGCGGGACCTCGCGCACCTTCATGGGCGAGGAAGCCTCAAGCATCGACGCCGCGCGGATCGCGGTCGCGCGCATCGGCGCCGGACAGAGCGACATCGCGCTGGTCGGCGCGGCCCATAATGGCGATCGCGGCGACCTCTTGATGCTCTATTCGTTCGGCGACTTCGCACTCAAGAATCAATACGCGTCGGTTTGGGCCCGCCGAAACAATCCGGGCTTCGCCATCGGCTCCGCCGGCGCCTTCCTGGTGATGGAATCGCGCGAGCACGCCGAGGCGCGCGGCGCCAAGCCCTACGCCAGGCTGACCAAGGTGGTCGCCGATCTTGCCAAGCGCAAGGAGCCCGGCGCAGTGACCAAGTCGCTGCAGGCGATGTGGCCGCAGCTCGGGGTCAGCAACGACAACGCCATGCTGATCACGGGCGCCACCGGCGCCGAGCCCGCGACCGCCGAGGAGCGCGAATTCCTCGGCCAGCATCCCGGCCTTGCCGTGCGCGCCACCGGAACGACCTTCGGGCACACCATGGAGGCGCAGTTCCCGCTTGGGCTGGCGCTGGCCGCGCTGTCGATTTCCCGCGGCGCGCTCTATCCGGCCAACGACCCGACCGGGCTGGAGGTTGAAAAGACCGAAGCGCCAACCCAGATTGTCGTGTTGGGGGTCGGCCATTGGCAGGGCGAAGGCATGGCACTGGTCGAGGCCGTCAAGTAA
- a CDS encoding beta-ketoacyl-ACP synthase, translating to MTAPRDKFGRPIVVVTGMGIVTSLGGGKADNWKRLTAGESGIKTVTRFPLDSLKTTMAGAVDFVTVDPFSSTSLSQRLAEIATEEALEQSGIGSKGDFPGPLFLAVAPIETEWPQRLEVAREVPTKDFGIIDYLATCSGGKFAHFHRRFTFGSVALNLAETFGTKGSPISLSTACASGATAIQLGVEAIRRGETDATLCVATDGSVNPEAMVRFSLLSALSTQNDPPQGASKPFSKNRDGFVMAEGAGALVLESYEAAMARGARILGVVAGCGELTDSFHRTRSAPDGKPAIGCVRKTLADAGMEPEQIDHINAHGTSTPENDKMEYLATSAVFGEHTKNIPVSSNKSMVGHTISAAGAVEAIFSLLTLEHQRIPPTINYEVPDPAIPFDVVGNKARDAKVTAVMSNSFGFGGQNASLILTREPA from the coding sequence ATGACAGCACCACGCGATAAATTCGGCCGACCGATCGTCGTCGTGACCGGCATGGGAATCGTGACGTCGCTCGGCGGCGGCAAGGCCGACAATTGGAAGCGCCTCACCGCCGGCGAGTCCGGCATCAAGACCGTGACGCGCTTCCCGCTCGACAGTCTGAAGACGACGATGGCCGGCGCCGTCGATTTCGTCACCGTCGATCCGTTCTCCTCGACCAGCCTGTCGCAACGTCTCGCTGAGATCGCGACCGAGGAGGCGCTGGAGCAGTCCGGCATCGGCAGCAAGGGCGACTTCCCAGGCCCGCTGTTTCTCGCGGTCGCGCCGATCGAAACCGAATGGCCGCAGCGGCTCGAGGTCGCGCGGGAGGTTCCGACCAAGGACTTCGGCATCATCGATTATCTGGCGACCTGCAGCGGCGGCAAGTTTGCGCACTTCCACCGGCGCTTCACCTTCGGCTCGGTCGCGCTCAACCTCGCCGAGACCTTCGGCACCAAGGGGTCGCCGATCTCGCTCTCGACCGCCTGCGCATCCGGCGCGACCGCGATCCAGCTCGGCGTCGAGGCGATCCGCCGCGGCGAGACCGATGCAACGCTGTGCGTTGCGACCGACGGTTCGGTCAATCCCGAAGCCATGGTGCGCTTCTCGCTGCTCTCGGCTCTCTCGACCCAGAACGATCCGCCGCAGGGCGCCTCGAAGCCGTTCTCGAAGAACCGCGACGGTTTCGTGATGGCCGAAGGCGCCGGCGCGCTGGTGCTGGAGAGCTATGAGGCCGCGATGGCGCGCGGCGCCCGCATCCTCGGCGTCGTCGCCGGTTGCGGCGAGCTCACCGACTCCTTCCATCGCACCCGCTCTGCTCCGGACGGCAAGCCGGCGATCGGCTGCGTGCGCAAGACGCTCGCCGATGCCGGGATGGAGCCCGAGCAGATCGATCACATCAACGCGCACGGCACCTCGACGCCGGAGAACGACAAGATGGAATATCTTGCGACCTCCGCGGTGTTCGGCGAGCACACCAAGAACATCCCGGTGTCGTCGAACAAGTCGATGGTCGGCCACACCATCTCGGCAGCCGGCGCGGTCGAGGCGATCTTCTCGCTGCTCACGCTCGAGCATCAGAGGATTCCGCCGACGATCAATTACGAGGTGCCGGATCCCGCGATCCCGTTCGACGTGGTCGGCAACAAGGCGCGTGACGCCAAGGTGACCGCCGTGATGTCGAACTCGTTCGGGTTCGGCGGGCAGAACGCTTCGCTGATTCTGACGCGCGAGCCGGCCTAA
- a CDS encoding lipid A biosynthesis lauroyl acyltransferase: MKRLLLRTRAHLRDAAKPVTDAAIGGLTIGLLRTARYFDPEKSARFFGRAAHFIGRRLREDRIGRENLKAAFPEKSPQEIEEILTGVWHNLGRIGAEFAHIDRIWDHDPQNPDKPGRVEFSARSKQLFDQLRDDGKPALFFAAHLGNWELSPIAAAAHGLDATILFRRPNIEAADRAIERIRAVNLGTLVPAGRDAPLKLAQALKNGQHVAMLVDQYLTNGVPVTFFGRKTTANPLLARLRRQIDCPIHGTRIIRLPDGRFRGEVTEEVKPVFDASGEIDVQGTMQAITDIVEGWVREYPDQWLWLHRRWR; this comes from the coding sequence ATGAAACGCCTGCTCCTTCGTACCAGGGCGCACCTGCGTGACGCCGCAAAGCCCGTGACCGATGCGGCGATCGGCGGGCTGACGATCGGCCTGCTGCGCACCGCACGCTATTTCGATCCGGAGAAGTCCGCACGGTTCTTCGGCCGCGCCGCGCATTTCATCGGCCGCCGGTTGCGCGAGGATCGCATCGGCCGCGAGAACCTCAAGGCCGCCTTCCCGGAAAAGTCACCGCAGGAGATCGAAGAGATCCTGACGGGCGTCTGGCACAACCTCGGACGCATCGGCGCCGAGTTCGCGCACATCGACCGTATCTGGGACCACGATCCGCAGAACCCCGACAAGCCGGGTCGCGTCGAATTCTCGGCGCGCAGCAAGCAGCTGTTCGACCAATTGCGCGACGACGGCAAGCCGGCCTTGTTCTTCGCCGCACATCTGGGGAACTGGGAGCTCTCGCCAATTGCTGCGGCGGCACATGGGCTCGATGCGACGATCCTGTTCCGGCGGCCGAACATCGAAGCCGCCGACCGCGCCATCGAACGCATCCGCGCGGTCAATCTGGGCACGCTGGTGCCGGCAGGCCGCGACGCGCCGCTCAAGCTGGCGCAGGCGCTCAAGAACGGCCAGCACGTCGCGATGCTGGTCGACCAGTATTTGACCAACGGCGTTCCCGTCACCTTCTTCGGCCGCAAGACCACCGCCAATCCGCTGCTGGCGCGCCTGCGCCGGCAGATCGACTGCCCGATCCACGGCACACGGATCATCCGCCTGCCCGACGGCCGTTTCCGCGGCGAGGTCACCGAGGAAGTGAAGCCGGTGTTCGACGCATCCGGCGAGATCGATGTCCAGGGCACGATGCAGGCGATCACCGACATCGTCGAGGGCTGGGTCCGCGAATATCCGGATCAATGGCTCTGGCTGCACCGGCGCTGGCGGTAG
- a CDS encoding polyamine ABC transporter substrate-binding protein has protein sequence MIATALLFAASAGAEERTVNFYNWSNYMAPGVLEDFTKETGIKVVYDTFDANETLETRLLAGKSGYDVVVPTGYFLQRQITAKVFLKLDKSKLPNLANAWPVVTGQLATYDPGNNYGANYMWGTTGIGYNVKIAEKILGPDAKIDSWDMVFKPENLAKFKDCGIHMLDSADDILPAALSYLGLDPNSTKQADLEKAADLVIKIRPYVRKFHSSEYLSALASGEICFVVGWSGDIMQARSRAAEANTGVEIGYTIPKEGAQMFFDNLAIPADAKNVTEAYELINYLYRPEVAAKNSNFLSYANGNLASQKLIDPKILNDKNIYPDEAMQKKLFVITARDPATQRIINRLWTRVKTGK, from the coding sequence ATGATCGCCACGGCTCTGTTGTTCGCTGCCTCCGCCGGCGCCGAGGAGCGCACGGTCAATTTCTACAACTGGTCGAACTACATGGCGCCGGGAGTCCTCGAGGACTTCACCAAGGAAACCGGCATCAAGGTGGTCTACGACACGTTCGACGCCAACGAGACGCTGGAGACGCGGCTGCTCGCGGGCAAGTCGGGCTACGACGTCGTGGTGCCGACCGGCTATTTCCTGCAGCGCCAGATCACCGCGAAGGTGTTCCTCAAGCTCGACAAGTCGAAGCTGCCCAACCTTGCCAATGCATGGCCCGTGGTGACCGGCCAGCTTGCGACCTACGATCCCGGCAACAATTACGGCGCCAACTACATGTGGGGCACCACCGGCATCGGCTACAACGTCAAGATCGCGGAGAAGATCCTTGGGCCTGATGCGAAGATCGACAGCTGGGACATGGTGTTCAAGCCGGAGAACCTCGCCAAGTTCAAGGACTGCGGCATCCACATGCTGGATTCCGCCGACGACATCCTGCCGGCGGCGCTGAGCTATCTCGGGCTCGATCCGAACTCGACCAAGCAGGCCGACCTCGAGAAGGCCGCCGATCTCGTCATCAAGATCCGGCCCTATGTGCGCAAATTCCACTCGTCCGAATATCTCAGCGCGCTGGCCTCGGGCGAGATCTGCTTCGTGGTCGGGTGGTCGGGCGACATCATGCAGGCGCGCAGCCGGGCGGCGGAAGCCAACACCGGCGTCGAGATCGGCTACACGATCCCGAAGGAGGGCGCGCAGATGTTCTTCGACAATCTCGCGATTCCGGCGGACGCCAAGAACGTCACTGAAGCCTATGAGCTGATCAACTACCTCTACCGTCCCGAGGTCGCGGCGAAGAACTCGAACTTCCTGTCCTACGCCAACGGCAATCTGGCGAGCCAGAAGCTGATCGATCCGAAGATCCTCAACGACAAGAACATCTATCCCGACGAGGCGATGCAGAAGAAGCTGTTCGTGATCACGGCGCGCGATCCGGCGACGCAGCGGATCATCAACCGGCTGTGGACGCGGGTGAAGACGGGCAAATAG